The stretch of DNA CACAGCAGCTATGAAACCGATGACATATACTAGCACAAAATAAGTGGGGAATTGTCCCGCTACTGCTGTCAGTTGTGGCAAGAATGTTAAACAGTCCATACAAATACAACCACTATGACGTCTTGTTTTATTGTACAGCCTCAGGGGTTGTTAGGAATAGCCAAAACGATGGCCTCCATCAGTTTGCCTACACAGTGGATTTCTAAACCTAAGTCGGAGGGATAGCTTTGACCTTTGGGCACAATTGCCCTTTTAAACCCCAATTTGGCTGCCTCCCTTAGTCTCAACTCCATCTGGGATACCAGTCTTACTTGTCCTCCCAACCCTACTTCCCCTATTATAACTGTATACGGATCTACTACACGATCGCGAAAACTGGCCACAATAGCAATGGCCATCCCCAAATCAGCGGCCGGCTCCTCTACCGTCAACCCCCCCACCGAGGAAACATAGGCATCCAGCTTAGACAAAGGGATACCCAACCGTTTTTCCAACACTGCCAACACCTGTACTAGACGATTATAGTCCACACCCGTGGCAGAACGACGAGGGGCAGTATAACTGGTTGGACTCACTAAGGCCTGTAGTTCCACCACCAAACACCTTGTACCTTCACAGGCGACAATGGTAGCAGTCCCAGGAGCTAATTCATCCCGGCTACTCAAAAACAGTTGGGAGGGGTTGGCTACCTCGTCTAGGCCATGGTCCACCATTTCAAAAATACCTATTTCGTGGGTAGCCCCAAAACGGTTCTTAACAGATCTTAACAAACGATGGGAAGCATAACGGTCCCCCTCAAAATAAAGTACAGTGTCCACAAGATGTTCTAAAACTCTAGGGCCTGCAATAATGCCCTCTTTGGTAACATGTCCCACAATAAAAAGGGTGATATTCTCCCGTTTAGCCACCTGCATGAGGGCAGAAGTACATTCTCTCACCTGAGAAACTGATCCTGGTGCTGAATTGAGGGTGGCAAAGTGTAGGGTTTGAATGCTGTCGATGATTGCCACTTGTGGTTTTAGGGACTCCAACTCTCTTAAAATTTCCTCCAAATCCGTTTCTGCTAACACATACAGGTTGGCAGCACTGCTGTCATTACCTTTGATTTCTGTTGTACCATGAGGTTTGTGGTTTTCACTGTCTTCTATCACTCCCACCCCGAGACGGGAAGCCCTAAGTTTGACTTGTTGTTCAGATTCTTCGGCAGAAACGTAGAGAATACGAGGATAACGACGGGCTAGTTGGTTTGCTGTTTGTAACAGGAGGGTGGATTTACCAATACCCGGATCTCCTCCTATGAGTATAAGGGATCCCGGCACTATACCTCCTCCCAGGACACGATCCAATTCCCGATACCCCGAACTCATGCGGGGATATTCTTCCTTCTTGATTTTTGAAAAGGGCACTGCGTATCTCGGTTTAGCTAAGGTTGTATCACCCTGTAATGCAGGACGAGAATGAGATTGCCATCCCCCGCGGTTGAAGAGACTGCCATTGGTTTCGACTATTCTTTCTTCCAAAGTGTTATATCGTCCACAGTTGGAACACTTGCCATACCACTGGCCGTATTCCGCACCGCAGTTGATACAAATCCAAATTGTCTTTGGTTTGCCCATCTCGTCTCATTTCTGCCGATTCTGTCCAAGTTCATCCTATCAAAAAAAACTATGGCCATATTACTTTTCCTTCCCCTTTAACCATTTCTTAACAAGTTCTCTTTTTAGTGTTTTTCCAACGCTAATTTTCTACCTAAAACAGTTTTTTCCTACCTCAATATCAACTTTAACCCCAACAAAGTAGCATAAAAGTAGTCCAAAATTTTCTTGAAAAGGAGTACAGTTGCCGTTTCTACCGTAATCTGTCATTGTAGTCTGTCATAAGCGTAGATGGAAATAATTGTAGGGAGGTGAGGCAGTTGTTTTCTCCGACTCCCCATTCCATCCTCTCGAGATACTACTTGTCAGCAGGAGCAAATAAAATTCCAAAATTTTTGCCAGTCTCACCTACAACCTTTTTGAGTATAAAGAAAAACGGACAACGGGCTAGGAATAAAACCCCCTTTTGACTCTATTTATCCCCAAAAAGAGTATAAATGTAGGTACAAATTTTAAACAATAAGCCCGGATGAGAAGAGGAATAAAGACATATGGGGAAAACCAGTTACCAACCCAAAAACAAAAGAAGAATACTTTTTGTATTTCCAAAGTATACACCCTCCTTTGGTACCTTCCACCACGCTTACTCGTTGGTTAAGGGCGTAAAGGCTTTTATGCCTCCCCAAGGAATACTAGTGGTGGCTGCTTACTTCCCCAACCAGTGGGAGGTGCGTTTTATTGACGAAAATATCCAACCGGCAAAGGCTAAAGACTACCAGTGGGCAGATGCAGTGATTGTCAGTGGCATGCATATCCAAAGACCACAAATCAACTACATCAATAGGGAGGCTCATAAATTCGGCAAAATCACGGTTTTAGGGGGCCCTTCCGTTTCTGCTTGTCCTGAATACTACCCAGATTTTGACATACTACATCTGGGGGAATTGGGAGATGCCACCGACAGAATCATAGAATACTTGGACCATCATACAAAAAGGCCGGAAAGACAATTGGTATTTACTACCCAGCAACGACTGCCATTAAACCAATTTCCCATTCCCGCCTATCATCTTATCAATCCTGAAAACTATTTCCT from Geminocystis sp. M7585_C2015_104 encodes:
- the radA gene encoding DNA repair protein RadA; amino-acid sequence: MGKPKTIWICINCGAEYGQWYGKCSNCGRYNTLEERIVETNGSLFNRGGWQSHSRPALQGDTTLAKPRYAVPFSKIKKEEYPRMSSGYRELDRVLGGGIVPGSLILIGGDPGIGKSTLLLQTANQLARRYPRILYVSAEESEQQVKLRASRLGVGVIEDSENHKPHGTTEIKGNDSSAANLYVLAETDLEEILRELESLKPQVAIIDSIQTLHFATLNSAPGSVSQVRECTSALMQVAKRENITLFIVGHVTKEGIIAGPRVLEHLVDTVLYFEGDRYASHRLLRSVKNRFGATHEIGIFEMVDHGLDEVANPSQLFLSSRDELAPGTATIVACEGTRCLVVELQALVSPTSYTAPRRSATGVDYNRLVQVLAVLEKRLGIPLSKLDAYVSSVGGLTVEEPAADLGMAIAIVASFRDRVVDPYTVIIGEVGLGGQVRLVSQMELRLREAAKLGFKRAIVPKGQSYPSDLGLEIHCVGKLMEAIVLAIPNNP